In Lodderomyces elongisporus chromosome 2, complete sequence, the following proteins share a genomic window:
- the MOT1 gene encoding TATA-binding protein-associated factor mot1 (BUSCO:EOG092602I6), producing MSRLERLVILLETGSTSFIRNTAADQLADLAKSHPEDRLNLLARVYPFLKSSKWETRIAAARAFGGIVDTADVWDPNSIKEGNGNSIKTENEVEVEVEEEEEEEKINIKKEPDGKVIIKKEYEEGNALNSVNHVLNNHQTGIKDENDSNIKVKIEQDAELEKLDNSFSSLLNFDQFSLHELIKSGTKLLASKCDESLNNDDICDDTLLGRIKRHRSNMFPPEEKDEENSASNTPTPSSAPAPAPALAINNDNYSHVQVKQEPTRPHLDSFDSQSGTVTPIQSPITETPPNTTNANTATTATTASTASTKPVSSARLKAMQRRKAKVNAKSGALRKNIDLTQSSISRNMIESGDTMDIDSNTPQDEQDTQDAQFDITSQQGGSKLVVESKTTELSPILTLHDKVSGLIWPFQGVYELLLADLFDDNWEIRHGAALGLRELVRKQGKGAGRVMNKSRLENDFNNRATLEDLAVRLCILFCLDRFGDYVSDTVVAPVRESSAQTLAALLIHVDDETVCKTFNCLYEMTLQEDLFPKCWEAKHGGILGVRYLVSVRTDILLRIPQIFDKVIQMVLRGFQESDDDVQSVSALTLMPIASQFVETRREFIKDLLSVIWDCLVNLRDDLSASIGSVMDLLAKLCSHQVVIQIIQEDAAHDKTKSFNQLVPRLYPFLRHSITNVRKAVLRTIMEFLKINNRETKSWIDAKTFRLLYQNILVEQNSDVLELSVKVFDRLLAEVRNNSTIAMNQVFVKQAVDLLTLTMTPIGIARHNYKMNTHLIMRASGQMFGTFEESDRPRGAKRTKSQADTAVPDIPTDDLNVNIDAPVFRGDVTLVGFEKIIKMRICAATAFGKALSLVNMEDNGDNLSKIVEAIQAYFNSPHVTTKLIGAFIVDAYASSFGEQLQDEENEQKQKQKQNCKLLPATIAEHFSKPLTRVLEDPSSLQSFKELVPTLKAVRTSCLQLFDCFVSVGRLSPSKIPQIPVVVQGEAEAGAGAFSLDIADKIRTENFEKLKKGLSASSRLSANQALEDAKHRVTVAIEESRLLITNKQNAILAAYAGAQLKLAGLPKKLNPIIKSLMESIKTEESYTLQSKSVSSLAYLVSQLIANNKQNVADKILKNLCAFVCVDTAEVPEFHHNVGYKDKILSLRKEEASTDPADVAAHERATYAARIKRQGALMTLEAISKIYASELFVKIPKIKDLMIGPLRSLPSFTEADSKEEFKGQSIIDALGILRALLPKLNRALIPEISENLDLFLSGLKSEYSVFRYASAKCFATICSMVPTKAFTFLVNHILPMLKNAGNVTERQGAVETIYHISATMGTDILPYVMFLIVPILGRMSDSDHDVRVLATTTFASIIKLVPLEAGIPDPEDMPKELLEGRERERDFISQMMDPTKIKPFDLPVAIKATLRKYQQEGVNWLAFLNKYHLHGILCDDMGLGKTLQTICMMSSDHHMRAEKYKETQSPEYRKLPSLVICPPSLTGHWEQEINQYAPFMSVLVYAGNPSIRTSLRSKLTTVDVVVTSYDVARNDVEFVSSIDYNYCVLDEGHIIKNANSKLAKSVKRVKAEHRLILSGTPIQNNVLELWSLFDFLMPGFLGSEKVFHDKFAKPIAASRNSKTSSKEQEAGALALESLHKQVLPFMLRRLKEDVLADLPPKIIQDYYCELSDLQRKLYKEFAKSQKETIKNEVSTSDNSVEGQGQGQGQGQGQGKGQGQTHVFQALQYMRKLCNHPALVVSPNHPKFNEVSQFLAQRKSQIRDIEHSPKLMSLKTILLECGIGSQDADYGKSGKSKKSIASQNSILPTQGVISEHRALIFCQLKDMLDIVENDLLKKYLPSVTYMRLDGSTDPRHRQSIVRKFNEDPSIDVLLLTTKVGGLGLNLTGADTVIFVEHDWNPMNDLQAMDRAHRLGQKKVVNVYRLITKDTLEEKIMGLQKFKMNIASTIVNQQNAGLQSMDTNQLLDLFDVEDTGVKVEDSRGNGGSGGGGDDDEASRANGNSAKEIPDLAGGLTGKAAGAVGELGELWDEQQYEEEYDLDNFIKTLK from the coding sequence ATGTCAAGATTAGAACGATTGGTAATATTACTAGAAACTGGGTCGACTTCATTTATTCGAAATACTGCTGCGGATCAACTAGCAGATCTAGCCAAATCGCACCCTGAGGATAGACTAAATCTACTTGCGCGTGTTTATCCATTTCTCAAATCGTCCAAATGGGAGACGAGAATAGCCGCCGCCAGAGCATTTGGTGGAATAGTCGATACGGCAGACGTCTGGGATCCAAATAGCATTAAAGAGGGGAATGGAAATAGCAtcaaaacagaaaatgaagtggaagtggaagtggaagaggaagaagaggaagaaaaaattaatatcaaaaaagaacctGATGGAAAAGTTattatcaaaaaagaatacgAAGAAGGCAATGCCTTGAATTCTGTAAACCATGTTTTAAACAACCACCAGACAGGAATAAAAGATGAGAATGATTCAAATATAAAAGTCAAGATTGAACAAGATGcagaattggaaaaattgGACAATAGCTTTTCAAGCTTGCTTAACTTTGATCAATTTAGCCTCCATGAATTGATAAAAAGTGGCACCAAACTTCTTGCTTCAAAATGTGACGAATCGTTAAACAATGATGATATTTGCGATGACACTTTACTAGGCAGAATAAAAAGACACAGGTCCAATATGTTTCCaccagaagaaaaggatgaGGAAAACCTGGCTTCCAATACGCCAACTCCATCttcagcaccagcaccagcaccagcgcTAGCCATAAACAACGATAATTATTCCCATGTACAAGTAAAGCAAGAGCCAACACGACCGCACTTGGATTCTTTTGATTCGCAATCAGGTACGGTAACCCCAATACAATCCCCAATCACAGAAACGCCACCAAATACAACCAATGCTAACACTGCTACCACTGCTACCACAGCAAGCACAGCAAGCACCAAACCTGTTTCCAGTGCAAGACTCAAAGCCATGCAGAGAAGGAAAGCAAAAGTGAATGCCAAATCTGGGGCGCTACGAAAGAATATAGATTTGACCCAAAGTTCGATTTCAAGAAATATGATTGAAAGCGGCGATACCATGGATATAGATTCGAATACTCCGCAAGACGAACAGGATACGCAGGACGCCCAGTTTGACATCACATCACAACAAGGCGGCTCGAAATTAGTGGTGGAAAGCAAGACCACTGAACTTTCGCCAATTTTAACCTTGCATGACAAAGTCTCTGGTTTGATTTGGCCATTCCAAGGTGTTTACGAGTTATTATTGGCAGATTTATTTGACGACAATTGGGAAATTAGACACGGAGCAGCACTCGGCTTGAGAGAGTTGGTAAGAAAGCAAGGAAAAGGTGCAGGTCGGGTCATGAACAAGTCAAGACTAGAAAATGATTTCAACAATAGGGCCACTTTGGAAGATCTTGCCGTTAGACTAtgcattcttttttgtcttgaTAGATTTGGAGATTATGTTTCTGATACGGTTGTTGCACCAGTTAGAGAATCATCTGCGCAAACTCTTGCTGCTTTATTGATCCATGTCGATGACGAGACTGTTTGCAAGACATTTAACTGTTTATACGAAATGACTTTGCAAGAAGATCTATTCCCCAAATGCTGGGAAGCTAAACATGGCGGTATTTTGGGTGTGAGATACCTTGTTAGTGTGAGGACGGATATACTTTTGCGTATTCCGCAAATCTTTGATAAAGTAATACAGATGGTTTTGCGAGGATTTCAAGAGAGCGATGACGATGTTCAATCGGTATCGGCATTGACTTTGATGCCCATTGCATcacaatttgttgaaactAGAAGAGAATTTATTAAAGATTTGCTTTCAGTGATTTGGGATTGTTTAGTCAATTTGCGGGATGACTTGTCTGCCTCGATTGGATCTGTGATGGATCTTTTGGCTAAGCTTTGCAGTCATCAAGTAGTAATTCAAATAATTCAGGAGGATGCTGCTCACGATAAAACCAAGCTGTTTAATCAATTGGTACCTCGGCTTTACCCTTTTTTGAGGCATTCAATCACAAATGTTCGAAAAGCAGTTTTGCGGACGATTATggaatttttgaaaattaatAATCGCGAGACAAAAAGCTGGATCGATGCTAAAACTTTCAGACTCTTGTATCAAAATATACTTGTGGAACAAAACTCTGATGTATTGGAGCTATCTGTCAAGGTTTTTGACCGCTTACTTGCAGAGGTGCGCAACAATTCTACAATAGCAATGAACCAAGTATTTGTTAAGCAAGCCGTTGAtcttttgactttgacCATGACTCCTATTGGCATTGCTAGACACAACTATAAGATGAATACGCACTTGATCATGCGAGCATCAGGGCAAATGTTTGGAACATTTGAGGAAAGCGATAGGCCTCGAGGCGCTAAGAGAACTAAGTCGCAGGCAGATACGGCCGTGCCAGACATTCCTACAGATGACTTGAATGTGAATATTGATGCACCTGTATTCAGAGGTGATGTCACGCTTGTAGGCTTTGAAAAGATCATAAAGATGAGAATTTGTGCTGCTACTGCTTTTGGAAAAGCATTATCATTGGTTAATATGGAAGACAACGGCGACAATTTGCTGAAGATTGTTGAAGCAATTCAAGCTTATTTCAACTCACCACATGTTACGACCAAGCTTATAGGTGCATTCATTGTAGATGCATACGCGTCTTCATTTGGGGAGCAATTACAAGATGAGGAAAAtgaacaaaagcaaaagcaaaagcaaaattgCAAACTTTTGCCTGCAACAATTGCCGAACATTTCTCGAAACCATTGACTCGAGTACTAGAAGACCCATCGTCTTTACAAAGCTTCAAAGAATTGGTGCCAACACTCAAAGCGGTGCGCACATCTTGCTTACAattgtttgattgttttgttaGTGTAGGTCGTCTTTCGCCATCCAAAATCCCTCAGATTCCGGTCGTCGTTCAAGGAGAGGCCGAGGCAGGTGCAGGGGCCTTTTCTCTTGACATTGCAGACAAAATCCGCActgaaaattttgaaaagttaAAGAAAGGTCTTTCTGCTTCATCGAGGCTTTCTGCTAACCAAGCACTTGAAGATGCCAAGCACAGAGTAACTGTTGCGATAGAAGAGTCTCGATTGTTGATTactaataaacaaaatgcGATATTGGCTGCTTATGCAGGTGCACAATTGAAATTGGCTGGTCTCCCAAAGAAGTTAAACCCTATCATCAAATCTTTAATGGAAAGCATAAAGACCGAGGAGTCGTACACCCTTCAATCAAAATCAGTTAGTTCACTTGCATATCTTGTCCTGCAGCTTATTGCTAATAACAAGCAAAATGTTGCCGACAAGATTCTCAAAAACTTGTGTGCATTTGTATGTGTTGACACTGCAGAAGTTCCCGAGTTTCATCACAATGTTGGCTACAAGGATAAAATATTGTCTTTGCGCAAAGAAGAAGCCCTGACAGATCCTGCAGATGTCGCGGCTCACGAGCGTGCTACCTATGCTGCAAGAATCAAGCGTCAAGGAGCTTTGATGACGCTAGAGGCGATTTCGAAAATATACGCGTCAGAACTATTTGTTAAGATTCCAAAGATTAAAGATTTAATGATTGGTCCATTAAGAAGCTTGCCAAGCTTCACTGAAGCGGATCTGAAGGAAGAGTTTAAGGGTCAAAGTATTATCGATGCATTGGGAATTTTGAGAGCGCTCTTGCCAAAACTCAATCGTGCCCTTATACCTGAGATATCTGAGAACTTGgatcttttcctttctggATTAAAATCAGAGTACTCGGTGTTTCGTTATGCTTCTGCCAAATGTTTTGCTACAATATGTCTGATGGTGCCAACCAAAGCGtttacttttttggttAATCATATACTCCCCATGCTCAAAAATGCAGGAAATGTTACCGAGAGGCAAGGTGCAGTTGAGACGATTTACCATATTTCGGCAACAATGGGTACTGATATCTTGCCTTATGTCATGTTTTTAATTGTGCCAATATTGGGTAGAATGAGCGATTCTGACCATGATGTGCGTGTATTGGCAACAACGACTTTTGCGTCAATTATTAAATTGGTACCATTAGAAGCGGGTATTCCTGATCCAGAAGATATGCCCAAGGAGTTATTAGAGGGCAGGGAGAGAGAGCGAGATTTTATTCTGCAAATGATGGACCCTACAAAGATTAAACCATTTGATTTGCCCGTTGCTATCAAAGCAACGCTTCGTAAATACCAACAGGAAGGTGTTAATTGGTTAGCATTTTTGAACAAATACCATTTGCATGGTATTCTTTGTGACGATATGGGGTTGGGTAAGACTTTACAGACAATCTGTATGATGTCCTCCGACCACCACATGAGAGCCGAAAAGTATAAAGAAACCCAATCGCCAGAGTATAGGAAATTGCCTTCTCTTGTTATCTGTCCACCGTCATTAACGGGACATTGGGAACAAGAAATCAACCAATATGCGCCATTTATGAGTGTACTTGTTTATGCTGGTAATCCCAGCATTCGTACTTCCTTGCGAAGTAAATTGACAactgttgatgttgttgttacttcGTATGATGTCGCCAGAAATGATGTTGAGTTTGTTAGCTCTATTGATTATAATTACTGTGTTCTTGATGAAGGTCACATTATCAAGAATGCAAACTCAAAATTGGCCAAGTCTGTTAAGAGGGTGAAAGCAGAGCACAGGTTGATTCTTTCAGGTACACCAATTCAGAATAATGTGTTGGAATTGTGGTCCTTGTTTGACTTTTTGATGCCGGGGTTCTTGGGAAGCGAGAAAGTGTTTCACGACAAGTTTGCAAAGCCCATTGCTGCTAGCCGAAATAGTAAGACATCGTCTAAAGAGCAAGAAGCAGGTGCATTAGCATTGGAATCCTTGCACAAGCAAGTATTGCCATTCATGTTGCGTCGTTTAAAGGAAGATGTTTTGGCAGATCTTCCGCCAAAGATTATTCAAGATTACTACTGTGAATTGAGTGACTTGCAGCGAAAGTTGTATAAAGAGTTTGCCAAAAGTCAAAAGGAGACAATCAAGAATGAAGTCTCAACATCAGATAATTCTGTTGAAGGTCAAGGTCAAGGTCAAGGTCAAGGTCAGGGTCAGGGTAAGGGTCAAGGTCAAACCCATGTGTTTCAAGCGTTGCAATACATGAGGAAACTTTGTAATCACCCTGCCTTGGTTGTATCTCCAAACCATCCAAAATTCAACGAAGTGAGTCAGTTTTTGGCACAGCGGAAATCGCAAATTAGAGATATTGAGCATTCTCCAAAACTCATGTCTCTAAAAACGATACTATTGGAATGTGGTATTGGATCTCAGGATGCAGACTATGGAAAATCAGGAAAATCTAAGAAATCCATTGCGAGTCAAAATTCGATTTTACCAACACAGGGTGTCATATCTGAGCATCGTGCCTTGATATTTTGTCAATTAAAGGATATGTTGGACATTGTTGAAAACgatcttttgaaaaagtatttgCCATCTGTGACGTATATGAGGTTGGATGGTAGTACTGATCCCAGACACCGTCAATCTATTGTGCGCAAGTTCAATGAAGACCCATCGATTGATGTCTTGTTGCTTACCACCAAAGTCGGTGGTCTTGGGTTGAACCTCACTGGAGCAGATACTGTTATATTTGTGGAGCATGATTGGAACCCAATGAATGATTTACAAGCAATGGATAGGGCACATAGGTTAGGTCAGAAGAAGGTTGTTAATGTATATCGATTAATCACAAAGGATACTTTGGAAGAGAAGATTATGGGATTGCAAAAATTCAAGATGAATATTGCTTCAACGATTGTTAATCAGCAAAACGCTGGCTTACAGTCTATGGATACAAATCAGTTATTAGATTTGTTTGATGTTGAAGATACTGGAGTGAAAGTTGAAGACTCTcgtggtaatggtggtagtggtggtggtggtgatgatgatgaggcTTCTCGGGCCAATGGTAACAGTGCAAAGGAAATTCCCGACTTGGCAGGAGGATTAACAGGAAAAGCCGCAGGTGCTGTAGGCGAGTTGGGCGAGTTGTGGGATGAGCAACAGTATGAGGAAGAGTACGACCTTGATAACTTTATAAAGACTTTGAAGTAA
- the RGD1 gene encoding Rho GTPase-activating protein (BUSCO:EOG092620CR) — translation MSDKLNSTSSQTNPQGSTDLPPAPIESASASTLASTSTTTQSFLSPAKSNSRTTSTSDSANLLETDSKIKSILNSDSALDLLSDRLKQSLSTGEEFSKFIKKKAQIEDDHYNQLKKFASNIRSQMKNNSRNLKSDSLQFQMDRIIEFDETLYGVGSSYVTALNTMYDELTSLINTITRSRKTIKDEYKKKDRECMDAISAADKARSRYNHFCEELDRLKGADPSKKSFGRKTVSEQEDGLQRKIDSADSEYKSRVATCKKLKDEILVIHRPNNAKKLKNLILEMDIALNVQLQKYATWCENLIMNSGVMISPLQSTKTSMKTMASSIDNEKDLYHFLLKSGSQSHNKSLVPVDYQVHPSLVKTSNIGKPFLNNNNGGGNNNNNNNNNNNSNTSSNIYGNHNMNGSTSRMDNSASSIKAAVTGNTAGNQWSHNRAPSSGFLNTTSSPPAAGTGTALSPSLSSQSQQANSTSAPYSGSLIPKSGPNQESSIRTKNDFLSSSANPQNEAAPKGYSSLDPASQPSTPNLNGPKPLNAVKINKQPTFGVSIEEVITFAGVDNVPLVVRKCIEVIETYGIDLVGIYRTSSNFNQVKKLGDAIDQNFTNYLQIGKNIDPGNVLDSDIFCIASLLKRYFLNLPEPLVTNAESQSFIETVKSNDEHHIAKKLHHLVYNLPDGAYFTLRALIFHLNKIAAHEAQNRMNAKSLAIIWGPVIFNDAASTAQDLSYKSKVVEKLMSIATDIFEEDE, via the coding sequence ATGTCAGATAAGTTGAATAGTACAAGTTCTCAAACAAACCCTCAGGGTAGTACAGACTTGCCGCCAGCTCCAATTGAGAGTGCTTCTGCTTCCACACTAGCATCTACCTCGACTACTACACAGTCATTTTTAAGTCCCGCAAAAAGCAATAGTAGAACTACAAGTACATCAGATTCCGCCAACTTGCTAGAAACCGAttccaaaatcaaatcTATTCTCAATAGCGATTCAGCACTTGACTTGCTACTGGATAGGTTAAAGCAAAGTCTTTCCACTGGTGAAGAGTTTAGTAAATTCATCAAGAAAAAGGCCCAAATCGAAGATGACCACTACAAccaattgaagaaatttgCCAGCAATATCAGAtcacaaatgaaaaataacaGTAGGAACTTGAAGAGCGATTCTCTTCAGTTCCAAATGGATCGCATCATTGAGTTTGACGAAACATTGTACGGCGTCGGACTGAGCTACGTAACTGCATTAAACACGATGTACGACGAGTTAACCTCCTTGATAAATACAATCACGCGATCCAGAAAGACCATTAAGGACGAGTACAAGAAAAAGGATCGAGAATGTATGGATGCAATCTCGGCAGCAGACAAGGCAAGGTCCAGATACAATCACTTTTGCGAGGAATTGGACAGACTCAAAGGCGCCGATCCTTCGAAAAAATCATTTGGTCGTAAAACCGTTAGCGAACAAGAAGACGGCCTTCAAAGGAAGATAGACTCTGCAGATCTGGAATACAAATCCCGGGTGGCAACTTGTAAAAAGTTGAAGGATGAGATTTTGGTTATCCACCGTCCAAATAACGCCAAAAAGCTCAAGAATTTGATCTTGGAGATGGACATTGCATTGAATGTGCAACTTCAAAAATATGCAACTTGGTGCGAGAATTTAATCATGAACTCGGGTGTTATGATAAGTCCCTTGCAGTCGACAAAGACCTCGATGAAAACAATGGCAAGTTCTATCGATAACGAAAAAGATTTGTACCATTTCTTGCTCAAGAGCGGCAGCCAGAGTCACAACAAGTCTCTTGTTCCCGTTGATTACCAAGTACATCCATCTTTGGTGAAAACAAGCAACATTGGGAAGCCATTTTTAAATAATAACAACGGTGgtggcaacaacaacaacaacaacaacaacaacaacaatagtaaTACTAGTAGTAACATCTATGGTAACCACAATATGAACGGAAGTACCTCGAGGATGGATAACAGTGCTAGCAGCATCAAGGCAGCAGTTACAGGAAATACTGCAGGTAACCAATGGAGTCACAATAGAGCTCCATCGAGTGGATTCTTGAATACTACTTCATCACCGCCCGCGGcaggaacaggaacagcatTATCACCATCGTTATcatcacaatcacaacaaGCGAATAGCACTTCGGCTCCATATTCGGGTAGCTTGATACCTAAATCTGGCCCAAACCAGGAGTCTTCTATTCGTACAAAGAATGATTTTTTGTCCTCCTCTGCAAATCCCCAGAATGAAGCTGCGCCGAAGGGGTATCTGTCCCTTGACCCCGCTAGTCAACCATCGACACCCAATCTCAATGGCCCCAAGCCACTTAATGCAGTGAAAATCAACAAGCAGCCTACATTTGGTGTATCTATTGAGGAAGTTATCACTTTTGCTGGAGTCGATAATGTTCCGCTTGTGGTTCGTAAGTGTATTGAAGTTATTGAAACATATGGTATCGACTTGGTTGGTATTTATCGAACAAGCTCGAATTTCAACCAAGTAAAGAAACTTGGAGATGCCATTGACCAGAATTTTACCAATTATTTACAAATAGGTAAAAATATCGACCCCGGTAACGTCCTTGATTCAGACATTTTCTGCATTGCATCGTTACTCAAGCGttattttttaaacttGCCAGAACCGCTTGTGACCAACGCAGAGTCCCAGTCTTTTATCGAGACAGTCAAACTGAATGACGAGCACCACATTGCCAAGAAGTTGCATCACTTGGTTTATAATTTACCCGATGGAGCCTATTTCACATTAAGAGCTCTAATATTCCACTTGAACAAAATAGCCGCACATGAGGCACAAAACAGAATGAATGCAAAATCTTTGGCAATCATTTGGGGACCAGTCATATTCAATGATGCAGCAAGCACTGCACAGGACTTGAGCTACAAGAGTAAGGTTGTTGAAAAGTTAATGTCCATTGCTACAGATATCTTTGAAGAGGATGAATAA
- the QCR10 gene encoding ubiquinol-cytochrome c reductase core subunit 10 qcr10 has translation MVSYVKGPAYKAISHFGKLNAPLVRSYIPDLVFWGGAAGCAVAVFTEGVPLFQQTFYEKIPFVGQHWIEEQDPESIPQ, from the coding sequence TACGTCAAAGGTCCAGCTTACAAAGCAATTTCACACTTCGGTAAATTAAACGCACCATTGGTAAGGTCTTACATTCCAGACTTGGTCTTCTGGGGTGGTGCTGCAGGTTGTGCCGTTGCTGTTTTCACTGAAGGTGTTCCATTGTTCCAACAAACTTTCTACGAGAAGATCCCTTTTGTTGGTCAACACTGGATTGAAGAACAAGACCCAGAATCAATTCCACAATAA